From a region of the Mucilaginibacter auburnensis genome:
- a CDS encoding FG-GAP-like repeat-containing protein — MNRTLLIALILITFNKVYAQVPIITSVSPEKGGIGFPITIRGFNFEANFSDNVVYVGPEKASIMNGNTNEIVVLSANSSYKQISVTANGLTAYSTRAYMPLYLSPPINAGSFKVKTNIANVGVNAIAVKDFDNDGKADIASVGNGNSLTIFKNTSTVGAPSFLVAISKTGLEGTGIAIDDLNGDGKPDIVTTNFMEHKISVFINTGINGQINFANALTFSTGQNPYHVAITDCNHDGKPDIIVTNESYLSKSVSVFQNITPAGGTIALNPAKNFATELDARGISVGDLDLDGNVDLIVTCQSGSLNLFRNISTINNIDFSPALNVSLPAGSSPESAVIADFDGDLKLDIAVANNYSSNVSVFKNISSPGSFSFSPRQDYATGQWNFSSTVSDFDVDGKPDILVTNQGDNSVSVLMNNSTTNTISFAGKLDFPIGNWPRASAAADVDGDFRPDIIIGNNGAGTITVLLNTIAKTQAVINFPTPVVPQIGPGNILITNATSNNNETPIVYTSSNPSVAYVRADGQIEVIAPGTTVITANQPETAGFLAAAPVNRTYLIKQVQTINFPPLPAKLVCDADFSVNTTSNTLQPLFYSSSNTAVATISATGVIHIAGTGTTTITVTQPGSALYIDAVPKSQVLTVTAPVPPTVTIAADNNSVCNGWAAVFTATTLNAGLNPVYQWIVNGSPQGTNNNKLTVNNIQATDVVQCRVTQGGSCSASALSNSLSVSVQPMLTPGVSIQMANGTFCEGANISFTATPVNEGSQPKYEWLVNNILVGTTSVPQFSYSGFNNGDKISCTLSNTTSPCLAIPSATSNSVVVNIATPPNAQLSISTPSTKVYGATDVKFSVTSSLTVSVYQWQINNVNYGSNQPYFITNILKSGDRVKCIVTVNAPCAVPKATDEIVMDVTLPADIKIPNTFTPNGDGINDVWTIPELSFFPNCIVNIFDRNGSLIFFSRGYSNAWDGSVNGKKLPTGTYYYVIKTDGAKGLQRNGYITILH, encoded by the coding sequence TTGAACCGAACCTTATTAATTGCCCTTATTTTAATAACTTTTAATAAGGTTTACGCGCAGGTACCCATCATTACATCTGTAAGTCCCGAAAAAGGAGGGATAGGGTTCCCTATTACAATAAGAGGCTTCAATTTTGAAGCAAATTTTTCAGACAATGTGGTTTATGTTGGTCCCGAAAAAGCTTCAATTATGAACGGTAATACCAACGAGATAGTTGTTTTATCGGCAAATAGCTCTTATAAGCAAATATCAGTCACAGCCAATGGCCTAACAGCTTACTCAACACGAGCCTATATGCCATTGTACCTTAGCCCTCCTATTAATGCCGGCTCATTTAAAGTGAAAACAAACATAGCTAATGTTGGAGTTAATGCCATTGCGGTAAAAGACTTTGACAATGACGGCAAGGCAGATATTGCTTCGGTTGGTAACGGTAACAGCCTCACTATATTTAAAAACACAAGTACAGTAGGCGCACCAAGCTTTTTGGTGGCAATTAGCAAGACCGGGTTGGAGGGCACAGGTATAGCAATTGATGATTTGAATGGCGACGGCAAGCCGGATATTGTCACCACAAATTTTATGGAGCATAAAATATCTGTTTTTATTAACACAGGTATTAATGGCCAGATAAATTTTGCTAATGCCTTAACTTTCAGCACCGGACAAAACCCCTATCACGTAGCTATAACTGATTGCAACCACGACGGCAAACCCGACATTATTGTTACTAATGAAAGCTATCTTTCTAAATCGGTTTCAGTTTTTCAAAATATAACGCCTGCAGGTGGAACTATAGCGTTAAATCCTGCTAAAAACTTTGCTACGGAGCTGGATGCCCGCGGTATATCTGTAGGCGACCTGGACCTTGACGGAAATGTTGACCTTATAGTAACCTGCCAATCAGGATCTCTAAACTTATTCAGAAATATATCAACAATAAATAATATTGATTTTTCGCCTGCGCTTAATGTAAGTCTGCCTGCAGGCAGTTCACCGGAGAGCGCTGTAATAGCTGACTTTGACGGCGACCTGAAGTTAGATATAGCTGTGGCAAATAATTACTCAAGCAATGTATCTGTATTTAAAAATATAAGTTCGCCCGGAAGCTTTTCATTTTCACCAAGGCAAGACTATGCTACCGGTCAATGGAATTTCAGCAGCACCGTTAGCGACTTTGATGTAGATGGCAAGCCCGACATTTTAGTTACTAATCAGGGCGATAACTCAGTATCCGTTTTAATGAATAACAGTACTACCAACACCATCAGTTTTGCCGGCAAACTTGATTTCCCCATTGGGAACTGGCCAAGAGCCTCAGCAGCAGCCGACGTAGATGGCGATTTCAGGCCGGATATAATAATTGGAAATAATGGGGCGGGTACTATCACTGTTCTGCTCAACACAATAGCGAAAACTCAGGCTGTGATCAATTTTCCTACGCCGGTTGTTCCTCAAATAGGCCCGGGCAATATACTGATCACCAACGCAACAAGCAATAATAATGAAACTCCGATTGTTTATACAAGCAGCAACCCCAGTGTTGCATACGTTAGGGCTGATGGGCAGATAGAGGTAATAGCACCAGGAACTACAGTTATAACCGCTAATCAACCAGAAACAGCCGGATTTCTGGCTGCAGCACCCGTAAACAGAACCTATCTAATTAAGCAGGTACAGACCATTAACTTCCCTCCGTTGCCCGCAAAACTTGTTTGCGATGCTGATTTCTCTGTTAATACCACCTCTAATACTTTACAGCCGCTTTTTTATAGTAGCAGTAACACTGCCGTAGCCACTATATCGGCAACGGGTGTTATACACATAGCCGGCACGGGCACAACCACAATTACAGTTACGCAGCCCGGCAGTGCACTTTATATTGATGCTGTACCGAAATCTCAGGTACTAACCGTTACAGCGCCGGTACCGCCTACTGTAACTATTGCGGCAGATAATAATTCGGTTTGTAACGGATGGGCAGCCGTGTTTACCGCCACTACTTTAAACGCGGGTTTAAATCCTGTTTATCAGTGGATAGTTAATGGCTCGCCACAAGGCACCAACAATAACAAACTTACTGTTAACAACATACAAGCTACAGACGTTGTTCAGTGCCGTGTTACCCAAGGAGGCAGTTGTTCAGCATCAGCACTGTCCAACAGTTTAAGTGTATCGGTTCAACCAATGCTTACGCCGGGTGTAAGTATACAAATGGCTAACGGAACTTTTTGCGAGGGAGCTAACATATCATTTACTGCAACACCTGTTAATGAAGGCAGCCAGCCCAAATATGAATGGTTGGTAAATAATATATTGGTTGGAACAACCTCAGTTCCTCAATTTTCGTATTCCGGCTTCAACAATGGCGACAAGATCTCATGTACACTCTCCAACACCACCTCACCATGCCTGGCAATCCCTTCTGCTACCTCTAATAGTGTTGTTGTAAACATTGCCACCCCTCCAAATGCACAACTATCAATATCAACACCATCCACAAAGGTTTACGGCGCTACGGATGTTAAATTTTCGGTAACCAGTTCTCTAACTGTTTCTGTTTATCAATGGCAAATAAACAATGTTAATTATGGCAGTAACCAACCTTATTTTATTACAAACATATTAAAAAGTGGAGATAGGGTGAAATGCATTGTAACTGTAAATGCTCCGTGTGCAGTACCAAAAGCCACAGACGAAATTGTTATGGACGTTACACTACCAGCTGATATTAAAATACCTAATACCTTTACTCCTAACGGCGATGGCATAAATGATGTTTGGACCATACCCGAACTCTCTTTCTTTCCAAATTGTATTGTCAATATATTTGACCGTAACGGATCGCTTATATTCTTTTCCAGAGGATACTCCAATGCCTGGGACGGCAGCGTTAACGGAAAGAAACTCCCTACAGGAACGTATTATTATGTTATTAAAACTGATGGGGCAAAAGGCTTGCAGCGCAACGGTTACATTACAATTTTACATTGA
- a CDS encoding tetratricopeptide repeat protein has translation MQTVYKALLTTLLIFCSVKIFAQSGAGVLLNEGLELQKASKHTQAIEKFKAALASEPDNAAANYQLAFSLVAEKKGAEAIPFAEKAISTPSTFTAPAYSLLGGIYDASGQAQKAVAAYNAGIKLTPADQNMWFNLGLAYFRNKQYVEAEKAAIEAIKLDVKHANSQRLYALVAFHQNKRLNALIGLCSFLLTDPNSNRAEEAYTNIQSILKGGVLKGADTKNLSPPEAKEANTFNTIIANAINAPSAKRLQGVALTEYQLKSIFTQAGQAVNKKTGKTFFDTFFVMPFYQLAQAGHTEALAQLINKSADGAAYEKWIGSNPEKKIALDNWIKATRRLF, from the coding sequence ATGCAAACCGTTTATAAAGCACTACTAACAACACTTCTTATTTTTTGTTCGGTTAAAATTTTTGCGCAAAGCGGTGCGGGTGTTTTGTTGAACGAGGGCTTGGAGCTACAAAAAGCAAGCAAACACACCCAGGCGATAGAGAAATTTAAGGCTGCCCTTGCCTCAGAACCTGACAACGCCGCCGCCAACTATCAGCTGGCCTTTAGTTTGGTTGCCGAAAAGAAAGGCGCAGAGGCCATACCATTTGCAGAGAAGGCAATTTCAACACCATCAACTTTTACCGCACCTGCATACAGTTTACTTGGTGGAATTTATGACGCGTCCGGCCAGGCGCAAAAAGCTGTCGCTGCTTATAATGCAGGCATTAAGTTGACACCTGCTGACCAAAATATGTGGTTTAATTTGGGATTGGCTTATTTTAGGAACAAGCAATATGTCGAAGCAGAGAAGGCCGCCATTGAAGCCATTAAACTGGATGTTAAACACGCCAACAGCCAGCGGCTTTACGCGCTGGTGGCCTTCCACCAAAACAAGCGGCTCAATGCTTTGATAGGTCTTTGCAGCTTTTTATTAACCGATCCTAACTCTAATCGCGCCGAAGAAGCTTACACCAACATACAAAGCATCTTAAAAGGCGGCGTTTTAAAAGGAGCCGACACCAAAAACCTTAGTCCGCCCGAAGCTAAAGAGGCAAATACGTTTAACACCATCATTGCCAATGCTATCAACGCCCCGTCAGCAAAAAGGCTGCAAGGTGTAGCTTTAACTGAATATCAGCTTAAAAGCATTTTTACGCAGGCAGGGCAGGCGGTTAACAAAAAAACCGGGAAAACTTTTTTCGATACTTTCTTTGTGATGCCATTCTATCAGTTGGCGCAAGCAGGGCACACCGAAGCGTTGGCGCAGCTCATTAATAAAAGTGCCGATGGTGCAGCTTACGAGAAATGGATAGGGAGTAACCCCGAAAAGAAAATTGCACTGGACAACTGGATAAAGGCTACAAGAAGGCTATTTTAG
- a CDS encoding serine hydrolase domain-containing protein, whose product MKLRLIVFVSALVFIAACSSGPENKANAAIAADNFDTTALLSYNAKNADKRIDEYMQKLHKTRGFNGNVLVAKKGKIIYENAIGWADYLHRDSLKINSEFELASITKTMTGTAVLMLMERGKLKLDQDVREFFPNFPYEGVTIRLLLTHRSGMMNYVYFVDDIYRKEKRDQKKGLTNMQAMDMIAQYKPPRYNKPDVSFHYNNSNFMVLGAIIEKVTGMPYAQFLKENLFKPAKMMHTHVYSKANYDKIPVDVVGHDRGNWRYSVVQNFLDGPVGDKGVYSTVKDLYLFDRALRAGLLLKKATLDSAYTPRNNWLRGHFNYGYGWRIFESPGQKVVYHTGWWHGFRHIYLRDLKNDITIVLLSNLANGSLLQLDDLFKMTGMPVVRKGAYSGNGDASED is encoded by the coding sequence GTGAAATTACGCTTAATAGTATTTGTATCAGCCCTGGTTTTTATAGCCGCTTGTTCTTCCGGACCCGAAAATAAAGCAAATGCGGCCATTGCTGCCGATAATTTTGACACCACAGCGTTGCTATCTTATAACGCCAAAAATGCAGATAAGCGTATTGACGAGTATATGCAAAAGCTACACAAAACCCGTGGCTTTAATGGGAATGTGCTGGTTGCTAAAAAAGGTAAAATAATTTATGAGAACGCTATTGGCTGGGCAGATTACCTGCATCGCGATAGCCTGAAAATAAACTCGGAGTTTGAGCTGGCTTCCATAACCAAAACCATGACGGGCACCGCCGTTTTAATGCTAATGGAACGCGGCAAGCTTAAACTGGATCAGGATGTGCGCGAGTTTTTTCCAAACTTCCCTTACGAGGGCGTAACCATACGCTTGTTGCTTACCCACCGCTCGGGTATGATGAACTATGTGTATTTTGTGGATGACATCTACCGTAAAGAAAAGCGAGATCAAAAAAAGGGCCTTACCAATATGCAGGCTATGGATATGATAGCCCAATACAAACCGCCGCGCTATAACAAGCCCGATGTTTCTTTCCATTATAACAATTCCAACTTTATGGTTTTGGGCGCTATAATTGAAAAAGTTACCGGAATGCCCTATGCGCAATTCCTGAAGGAAAACCTGTTCAAGCCGGCTAAAATGATGCATACGCACGTTTACTCAAAAGCTAACTATGATAAGATCCCGGTTGATGTGGTGGGGCATGACAGGGGTAACTGGCGCTACTCTGTAGTGCAAAACTTTTTGGATGGCCCGGTGGGCGATAAAGGTGTGTACAGCACCGTTAAAGATCTTTATTTATTTGACCGCGCGCTGCGTGCCGGTCTGTTGTTGAAGAAAGCAACACTTGATTCAGCGTATACGCCACGCAATAACTGGCTGCGCGGCCACTTTAATTATGGTTATGGCTGGCGCATATTTGAATCGCCGGGGCAAAAGGTGGTTTACCACACCGGGTGGTGGCACGGGTTCAGGCACATTTACCTGCGCGATCTGAAAAATGACATTACCATTGTGTTACTTTCAAACCTTGCCAACGGCAGTTTGTTACAATTAGACGATCTGTTTAAAATGACAGGCATGCCGGTTGTAAGAAAAGGCGCCTATAGTGGTAACGGAGACGCGAGTGAAGATTAA
- a CDS encoding YbaB/EbfC family nucleoid-associated protein has translation MFDKIMEAQQKAGEIKQRLDAISVTGTAEGGKITVTANANKAIQSVSIDEAFFKEADKEELEELLVVAINKAMQQADNVSQSEMAAATKDMFGGLGGLFGK, from the coding sequence ATGTTTGACAAAATAATGGAAGCCCAGCAAAAGGCTGGCGAGATAAAACAAAGGTTGGATGCCATATCTGTGACCGGCACTGCCGAGGGTGGCAAAATAACAGTGACCGCTAACGCCAACAAGGCGATACAAAGCGTAAGCATTGATGAGGCGTTTTTTAAGGAAGCCGATAAGGAAGAGCTGGAAGAGTTATTGGTTGTTGCCATTAATAAAGCCATGCAACAGGCAGATAATGTTAGCCAGAGCGAGATGGCAGCAGCTACAAAAGATATGTTTGGCGGGCTGGGCGGGCTGTTCGGCAAATAA
- a CDS encoding metal-dependent hydrolase: MKTTYYGQSTILIETEGKKLLFDPFITPNPAAKDVNIDALKPDYILVSHGHGDHVADLVAVQKSSGAKVICIAEIADWLNKQGIDNVHGMNIGGAFNFDFGRVKMVNAVHSSTLPDGSPGGNPAGFVLHTGGKKIYFAGDTALTYDMKLLEDENLDWAFLPIGDNYTMGIDDAIKATSFINCKNVIGIHYDTFPVITIDKAEAIEKFTSAGVNIKLPAIGEVVAL; encoded by the coding sequence ATGAAAACTACCTATTACGGACAATCAACCATACTGATAGAAACAGAAGGCAAAAAACTGCTTTTTGATCCGTTCATTACGCCTAATCCGGCGGCTAAGGATGTAAATATCGACGCTTTAAAACCCGACTATATCCTGGTTTCACACGGGCACGGCGACCATGTGGCTGATTTGGTAGCGGTGCAGAAAAGCAGCGGCGCAAAAGTGATCTGCATTGCAGAAATTGCCGATTGGCTCAATAAGCAAGGCATTGACAACGTGCATGGCATGAACATAGGCGGTGCTTTTAATTTTGATTTCGGACGTGTTAAAATGGTTAACGCGGTACATTCAAGCACACTGCCTGATGGTTCGCCGGGTGGTAATCCTGCCGGGTTTGTATTGCATACAGGCGGTAAGAAAATATATTTTGCAGGTGATACCGCTTTAACTTATGATATGAAACTGTTAGAGGATGAAAACCTGGATTGGGCATTTCTACCGATTGGCGATAACTACACCATGGGGATTGATGATGCTATAAAGGCAACATCTTTCATCAACTGCAAAAATGTTATCGGCATTCATTATGACACCTTCCCGGTTATCACTATTGACAAAGCCGAAGCAATTGAAAAATTCACATCTGCAGGTGTAAATATTAAACTACCAGCCATTGGCGAAGTGGTTGCTTTATAA
- a CDS encoding response regulator — protein sequence MKKIDVACVIDDDEIYTFTIKRLIDKSQIASKTLYFENGQLAINFFKEFLHQAADLPDLILLDINMPVLDGWQFMDEFVKLSPQIKKRITVYIVSSSVDQADINKAKSYEQISDFIVKPVSAAMFRKMAESLAA from the coding sequence ATGAAAAAGATTGATGTTGCCTGTGTGATTGATGATGATGAGATATACACTTTCACAATAAAACGACTTATCGACAAATCGCAAATTGCATCAAAGACCCTGTATTTTGAGAATGGCCAACTGGCTATTAACTTCTTCAAAGAATTTCTACACCAGGCGGCAGATCTGCCCGATCTGATATTATTAGATATTAATATGCCCGTTTTAGATGGCTGGCAATTTATGGATGAATTTGTAAAACTGAGTCCGCAAATTAAAAAACGCATTACAGTTTACATTGTGAGTTCGTCTGTTGATCAGGCCGATATTAACAAGGCCAAAAGTTACGAACAGATATCAGACTTCATTGTAAAACCGGTAAGCGCAGCTATGTTCCGCAAAATGGCCGAGAGTTTAGCCGCATAA
- a CDS encoding OmpA family protein, with protein MKTYNFKVATIGLAMTAAAFMGTGCSSWNKTQKGAAIGAGAGGAIGAVIGKSAGNTALGAIIGGAVGGTAGALIGRRMDKQAAEIKQTVPGATVIRDGEGILVKFDSGILFDTDKAALKSAAQTNLTNLATSLKNNPETNILIIGHTDDTGSDSHNMDLSVRRAESVKTFLTAANVSSSRLTTTGKGESEPIADNTTADGRAQNRRVEIVIVANDQMKQQAKQGN; from the coding sequence ATGAAAACGTATAACTTTAAAGTAGCTACAATAGGTTTAGCAATGACAGCCGCCGCTTTTATGGGCACAGGCTGCAGCTCCTGGAATAAAACACAAAAAGGTGCCGCCATTGGTGCAGGTGCCGGTGGCGCAATTGGTGCCGTGATAGGTAAAAGCGCTGGTAATACCGCGTTAGGTGCCATTATAGGTGGCGCAGTGGGTGGTACAGCCGGAGCATTGATCGGTCGTCGTATGGATAAACAGGCAGCCGAGATCAAACAAACAGTTCCCGGTGCAACTGTTATCAGAGACGGTGAAGGTATTTTGGTGAAGTTTGACTCGGGTATTTTATTCGATACAGATAAAGCTGCCCTTAAATCAGCTGCGCAAACTAACCTTACTAACTTAGCTACATCGCTAAAAAACAATCCTGAAACTAATATCCTGATCATTGGCCATACCGATGATACCGGTTCTGACAGCCACAACATGGATCTTTCAGTACGCAGAGCAGAGTCTGTCAAAACCTTCCTTACTGCTGCTAATGTTAGTTCATCCCGTTTAACTACTACCGGTAAAGGCGAGTCTGAGCCGATTGCTGACAATACTACAGCTGATGGCCGTGCTCAAAACCGTAGGGTGGAGATAGTTATTGTTGCTAACGATCAAATGAAGCAACAGGCTAAACAAGGCAATTAA
- a CDS encoding HYC_CC_PP family protein produces the protein MKKCTIIFMILLYGITATGFAMNVHFCSGTVASIKINAAADKCGPDNEKMKGCSDKKVDVKVKDAHQAETSSKAPGIFSFDLPGFSLSDLIPAAHQALLEKLFDKTPPPAPPPTQKVEPFLRNRNLRI, from the coding sequence ATGAAAAAGTGCACAATAATATTCATGATACTGCTGTACGGTATAACCGCTACAGGGTTTGCCATGAACGTGCATTTTTGCAGTGGAACGGTAGCATCAATTAAAATTAATGCTGCTGCCGATAAGTGCGGACCCGACAATGAAAAAATGAAGGGTTGCAGCGACAAGAAAGTTGATGTTAAGGTTAAAGATGCTCATCAGGCCGAAACATCATCTAAAGCGCCCGGTATATTTAGTTTTGATCTGCCGGGTTTCTCGCTGAGCGATCTGATCCCCGCCGCGCATCAGGCCCTGTTGGAGAAACTGTTTGACAAAACCCCTCCTCCGGCACCTCCTCCCACACAAAAAGTTGAGCCTTTCCTGAGAAACCGCAATCTGCGTATCTGA
- the ettA gene encoding energy-dependent translational throttle protein EttA — protein MADEKIIFSMAGVSKVYPPQKTVLKNIYLSFFYGAKIGVIGLNGSGKSSLLKIIAGIDKTNIGEVVFSPGYSVGYLSQEPELDPEKTVREVVEEGVAETTALLKEYEEINEKFGLEEYYSDADKMDKLMARQGELQDKIDAVNAWELDTKLERAMDALRCPEPDTKIAVLSGGERRRVALCRLLLQEPDVLLLDEPTNHLDAESIDWLEQHLKQYKGTVIAVTHDRYFLDNVAGWILELDRGEGLPWKGNYSSWLDQKSKRLAQEEKTESKRQKTLERELEWVRMGPKGRHAKSKARLGNYEKLASEETKEREEKLELFIPPGPRLGNVVIEANGVSKSYGDKLLFDNLSFSLPPAGIVGIIGPNGAGKTTLFRLITGQDEPDAGTFRVGETVKLGYVDQMHDDLDPNKSVWENITGGLETIMVGDRPINSRAYVSRFNFNGADQQKKVGVLSGGERNRVHLAITLKKGSNVLLLDEPTNDIDVNTLRALEEALENFGGCAVIISHDRWFLDRICTHILAFEGNSQVYYFEGNYTDYEENRKKRLGDTGPKRIKYKKLTV, from the coding sequence ATGGCAGACGAAAAGATAATATTTTCAATGGCCGGGGTAAGCAAAGTTTATCCCCCCCAAAAAACCGTACTTAAAAACATCTACCTGAGCTTTTTCTATGGCGCAAAAATTGGCGTTATCGGTTTAAACGGCTCGGGTAAATCATCGCTGCTTAAAATTATAGCGGGCATTGATAAAACCAATATTGGCGAGGTAGTTTTCTCTCCGGGTTATAGCGTTGGTTACCTAAGCCAGGAGCCTGAATTGGATCCTGAAAAAACCGTGCGAGAAGTGGTGGAAGAAGGCGTTGCCGAAACTACGGCTTTGTTAAAGGAGTACGAGGAGATCAACGAGAAATTTGGCCTGGAAGAATACTATAGCGATGCCGATAAAATGGATAAGCTGATGGCGCGCCAGGGTGAGCTGCAGGATAAAATTGACGCGGTGAACGCCTGGGAACTGGACACCAAACTGGAGCGCGCCATGGATGCCCTGCGCTGCCCTGAGCCCGATACCAAGATTGCCGTGCTATCAGGCGGTGAGCGCCGCCGTGTAGCGCTTTGCCGTTTACTGTTGCAGGAGCCTGATGTGTTATTGCTGGATGAGCCTACCAACCACTTAGACGCTGAATCTATCGACTGGTTGGAGCAGCACCTTAAGCAATACAAAGGCACTGTCATAGCCGTAACGCACGACCGTTACTTCCTTGATAACGTTGCCGGATGGATCTTAGAGTTGGACCGTGGCGAGGGTTTACCATGGAAAGGCAATTACTCATCGTGGCTGGATCAGAAATCAAAACGTTTAGCACAGGAAGAGAAAACAGAAAGCAAGCGCCAGAAAACTTTAGAGCGAGAGCTGGAGTGGGTGCGTATGGGGCCAAAGGGCCGTCATGCCAAATCAAAAGCGCGTTTGGGCAACTATGAAAAACTGGCATCCGAGGAAACAAAAGAACGCGAAGAAAAACTGGAACTCTTCATCCCGCCGGGACCACGTTTGGGTAACGTAGTGATAGAGGCCAATGGTGTGAGCAAAAGCTATGGCGATAAATTGTTGTTTGATAACCTGAGCTTTAGCCTGCCGCCAGCGGGTATAGTAGGTATTATTGGCCCTAACGGTGCGGGTAAAACCACTTTGTTCCGCTTAATTACAGGGCAGGATGAGCCTGATGCTGGTACCTTCCGCGTGGGCGAGACCGTTAAACTGGGCTACGTTGACCAGATGCATGATGACCTTGACCCTAACAAATCTGTTTGGGAGAACATAACCGGCGGGCTAGAAACCATTATGGTGGGTGACCGTCCAATTAACTCACGTGCTTATGTATCACGCTTCAACTTTAACGGCGCCGATCAGCAGAAAAAAGTGGGTGTACTATCAGGCGGTGAGCGTAACCGTGTGCATTTGGCTATCACCCTGAAAAAAGGCAGCAACGTGCTGCTGCTGGATGAGCCTACCAATGATATTGATGTGAATACCTTACGCGCGTTGGAAGAGGCACTGGAGAACTTTGGCGGCTGCGCGGTAATTATCAGCCACGACCGTTGGTTCCTCGACCGTATTTGTACGCACATACTGGCATTTGAAGGTAACTCGCAGGTGTATTATTTTGAAGGCAACTATACCGATTACGAAGAGAACCGCAAGAAACGCTTAGGCGATACCGGCCCGAAAAGGATCAAGTACAAAAAGCTGACAGTGTAA
- a CDS encoding response regulator has translation MEYGQSVMIKILVVDDHAIVRESLCRFLAGQEDMDVVASATDGLTGLVLLKDGLKVNIVLTDLNMPLMDGMELTREVVAIDQSPPVIVLTFHPLTAVKQNVLNAGAKACLSKYGELDELLSAIRSVHAAYGNRVA, from the coding sequence ATGGAATACGGTCAATCAGTTATGATCAAAATTTTGGTTGTTGATGACCACGCTATTGTGCGTGAAAGCCTTTGCCGCTTTTTAGCCGGACAGGAGGATATGGACGTGGTGGCATCAGCAACTGACGGACTTACAGGTTTGGTTTTACTCAAAGATGGTTTGAAAGTAAACATTGTGCTTACTGATTTAAACATGCCTTTGATGGACGGTATGGAGTTGACGCGCGAGGTTGTTGCTATAGATCAGTCGCCCCCGGTAATTGTGCTTACCTTTCATCCTCTCACAGCCGTAAAACAAAACGTTCTAAACGCAGGTGCTAAAGCATGCCTGTCAAAATACGGTGAGTTGGATGAGTTACTTTCCGCTATCCGGTCAGTACATGCAGCATATGGCAACCGCGTTGCTTAA